Part of the Natrialbaceae archaeon AArc-T1-2 genome, ACGTCCGTCTGCGACCGAGCGCCAAGAAACCGCCGGTATCAGGCGTCGACCGCTGTCTCGTTGCCAGTCTCGAGTTGGCGAACCGTCAGGACGGGAACTGGCGAAGAGGCGACGACCGCTTCGGCGACGCTACCGAGCAGGAACCGATTCTCGCCGTGTCGACCGCGCGTGCCGGTGACGATCAGGTCGGCGTCGGCCTCGCGCGCGTACGAACAAATTTCCGGTGATGGATGTCCCCGCCGGACCGCGGTCGTCAATCCGTCGGCGTTTCGTTCGTGGATGGCCGCGAGAGCGGCCTCGGCCTGGGATTCGAGTGCGGCCTCGAGTTCGTCACGAAGCTGCTGTGGCGAGGCATCGACCTCGCCAGCGTCGATCACCGACAGCGCGTGGACGTCGGCGTCGAACCGGTTTGCGAGGTCGAGTGCGACGTCGACGGCCCG contains:
- a CDS encoding universal stress protein → MFDTVVVATDGSESVSRAVDVALDLANRFDADVHALSVIDAGEVDASPQQLRDELEAALESQAEAALAAIHERNADGLTTAVRRGHPSPEICSYAREADADLIVTGTRGRHGENRFLLGSVAEAVVASSPVPVLTVRQLETGNETAVDA